One window of the Trachemys scripta elegans isolate TJP31775 chromosome 13, CAS_Tse_1.0, whole genome shotgun sequence genome contains the following:
- the GCSH gene encoding glycine cleavage system H protein, mitochondrial yields MRCFLLMLAARKFTDKHEWISVENGIGTVGISNFAQEALGDIVYCSLPEIGTKLNKQDEFGALESVKAASELYSPLTGEVTEINATLADNPGLVNKSCYEDGWLIKMTVDNPSELNELMNEDAYEKFIKSIED; encoded by the exons ATGCGGTGCTTCCTGCTGATGTTAGCGG CCCGCAAATTCACAGACAAGCATGAGTGGATATCAGTTGAAAATGGTATTGGGACTGTAGGAATCAGCAATTTTGCACAG gAAGCATTAGGAGACATCGTTTATTGTAGTCTTCCAGAAATTGGGACAAAGTTGAACAAACAGg ATGAGTTTGGTGCTCTGGAAAGTGTGAAGGCTGCTAGTGAACTCTATTCTCCTCTCACGGGAGAAGTAACTGAAATTAACGCCACCCTTGCAGATAATCCAGGACTCGTCAATAAATCTTGTTATGAGGATG GTTGGCTTATCAAGATGACTGTGGACAACCCTTCAGAACTTAATGAACTGATGAATGAGGACGCATATGAGAAATTTATAAAATCCATTGAGGACTGA